In a single window of the Gemmatimonadota bacterium genome:
- the rnpA gene encoding ribonuclease P protein component: MTDRERLPRSHRLVRGSDVHLVLRTGRRSRRAHLDIFWTPAVAGHSRMGLIVPRFQQSAVARNRLRRRLKDLWRRELTQRLPASDVVFRARKEAYGASFAALREELAAWASTFQS, translated from the coding sequence CTGACCGACCGCGAGCGCCTTCCGCGCTCGCACCGGCTGGTCCGCGGGTCTGACGTTCACCTGGTCCTCCGGACCGGCCGTCGTTCCCGCCGAGCGCACCTCGACATTTTCTGGACGCCAGCTGTGGCGGGCCATTCGCGGATGGGACTGATCGTACCTCGGTTCCAGCAGAGCGCGGTGGCCCGCAATCGTTTGCGGCGGCGGCTCAAGGACCTCTGGCGACGCGAGCTGACCCAGCGCCTGCCCGCTTCGGATGTGGTCTTCCGGGCGCGGAAAGAGGCTTACGGGGCGTCATTCGCCGCCCTGCGCGAGGAGCTCGCGGCCTGGGCCAGCACGTTCCAGTCGTGA
- the yidD gene encoding membrane protein insertion efficiency factor YidD has translation MKQLPSRALALLIRGYQRFISPALPPACRYSPTCSAYALEAVQRYGALRGGWLGLKRVARCHPWHPGGYDPVP, from the coding sequence GTGAAACAGCTCCCTTCCCGGGCCCTCGCCCTCCTCATTCGTGGCTACCAGCGCTTCATTTCTCCGGCTCTTCCTCCGGCCTGTCGGTACTCACCGACCTGCTCGGCCTACGCGCTCGAAGCGGTGCAGCGCTATGGCGCGCTTCGCGGGGGATGGCTTGGTCTCAAGCGGGTGGCACGTTGCCATCCGTGGCACCCGGGTGGATATGACCCGGTACCCTGA
- the rpmH gene encoding 50S ribosomal protein L34: MMPTYKPRNKRRIAKHGFRNRMEDRWGRAVLSRRRKKGRKRLSVSIGSKHARV, encoded by the coding sequence ATGATGCCGACATACAAGCCGCGCAACAAGCGCCGTATCGCCAAGCACGGGTTCCGGAACCGGATGGAAGATCGCTGGGGCCGTGCGGTCCTGTCGCGCCGCCGGAAGAAGGGGCGGAAGCGCCTGTCCGTGTCCATTGGCTCGAAGCACGCGCGCGTCTGA
- a CDS encoding M28 family peptidase encodes MRNRSIAFSLLTALAACSGSRPGNSPVPSGDKVVWPDEGPRTWAPRPTEAAITANDLRTRLYQLADDSMMGREAGTLGNFKGTEYIAREFKRLGLQPGGDNGTWFQELPLGPTGYELAQSRLAIGGAALAPVTDWVPTAPSALNGLAAKFTGDNLPTVFGGRWGDTTVLLDPALLRGKVVVFLPAATNASATGTRGTTAVRDNRAQNAGAAAILVASLDGMNRALLNGVFAGRIAMKPATLPGANATAGGANISLAAAAKIFGKPLDQLSIGATGQPVAGAWSYEWRMSKYPGRNVIAILPGTDPTLRATYVLIGAHNDHIGMNAAAPDHDSLRAYNRIIRPQGANDAARTPTATEQHLIDSMIARARSIRPIRRDSVNNGADDDGSGTVVLLEIAERFATQTPPRRSMIFISHVGEEKGLLGSRWFVDHPTVPLDSIVAAHNMDMLGKGRVTDVRFGGPNSVQMLGSRRLSAQFGELVDSVNAVRSEPMVIDYSWDRTNALNRFCRSDQVSYFAKSIPVTYFSLGYAVDYHQPTDEPQYIDYDHGAKLGRFVHDIAEAIANRPTRLTVLPPEQRDMSARCGN; translated from the coding sequence ATGCGCAATCGCTCCATCGCGTTCTCGCTGCTCACGGCCCTCGCGGCGTGCAGCGGCTCACGGCCTGGCAATTCTCCCGTCCCCAGCGGCGACAAGGTGGTCTGGCCCGACGAGGGTCCCCGCACCTGGGCCCCGCGTCCGACCGAAGCGGCAATCACCGCCAACGACCTGCGCACGCGGCTCTATCAACTCGCAGATGACTCGATGATGGGCCGCGAGGCCGGGACTCTCGGGAACTTCAAGGGCACCGAGTACATCGCGCGCGAATTCAAGCGCCTCGGCCTCCAGCCGGGCGGCGACAATGGCACCTGGTTCCAGGAGTTGCCGCTCGGGCCAACCGGCTATGAGCTGGCTCAGAGTCGGCTTGCCATCGGCGGTGCTGCGCTCGCGCCGGTCACCGACTGGGTTCCCACGGCGCCGTCGGCTCTCAACGGCCTCGCGGCAAAATTCACCGGCGATAACCTGCCGACGGTTTTCGGCGGACGCTGGGGCGACACGACGGTCCTCCTCGACCCGGCCCTGCTCCGTGGCAAGGTCGTGGTCTTCCTTCCCGCCGCGACGAACGCCTCGGCAACGGGAACGCGCGGCACCACCGCGGTGCGCGATAACCGCGCCCAGAACGCCGGCGCCGCAGCCATCCTCGTCGCCTCGCTCGACGGCATGAACCGCGCTCTGCTCAACGGCGTCTTCGCCGGCCGGATCGCGATGAAGCCCGCGACCCTCCCCGGCGCGAATGCCACGGCCGGTGGTGCCAACATTTCACTCGCCGCCGCGGCAAAGATCTTCGGCAAGCCACTCGACCAGCTCAGCATCGGCGCGACCGGACAGCCGGTGGCCGGCGCCTGGAGCTACGAGTGGCGGATGTCGAAGTACCCGGGGCGCAACGTCATCGCGATCCTGCCGGGGACTGACCCGACCCTCCGTGCGACCTATGTCCTGATCGGTGCGCACAACGACCATATCGGCATGAACGCGGCCGCGCCCGATCACGATTCGCTGCGCGCCTACAACCGGATCATCCGCCCGCAGGGCGCCAATGATGCGGCACGCACGCCGACCGCCACCGAGCAGCACCTGATCGATTCGATGATCGCACGGGCGCGCAGCATTCGCCCGATTCGCCGCGACTCCGTCAACAACGGCGCCGACGACGATGGCTCCGGCACCGTGGTCCTGCTCGAGATCGCCGAACGCTTTGCGACGCAGACGCCGCCACGCCGCTCGATGATCTTCATCTCGCACGTCGGCGAGGAGAAGGGCCTCCTCGGTTCGCGCTGGTTTGTCGATCATCCGACCGTCCCGCTCGATTCCATCGTCGCCGCGCACAACATGGACATGCTCGGCAAGGGTCGCGTCACCGACGTGCGCTTCGGTGGCCCCAACTCCGTGCAGATGCTCGGGTCGCGCCGACTCTCGGCCCAGTTCGGCGAACTCGTCGATTCGGTCAACGCCGTGCGTAGCGAGCCGATGGTCATCGACTACTCCTGGGATCGCACCAACGCCCTGAATCGCTTCTGCCGCTCCGACCAGGTCAGCTACTTCGCCAAGAGCATTCCGGTCACCTACTTCTCGCTCGGCTACGCGGTGGATTACCACCAGCCCACCGATGAGCCGCAGTACATCGACTACGATCACGGCGCCAAGCTCGGACGCTTCGTGCACGACATCGCCGAAGCCATCGCAAATCGGCCGACGCGCCTCACCGTCCTTCCGCCAGAGCAGCGCGACATGAGCGCACGCTGCGGCAACTAG
- a CDS encoding biosynthetic peptidoglycan transglycosylase, whose product MPSGPRPLTRTRKIILGVFAASGLFLLWLFAVWPPPVWYAAHFPHETAFMAMRRDADPAAAEKRQYDPVEMSQIAPVMKRAVMIGEDNRFYEHGGFDFVEMRKAVGYPRDSFALGNSRDRADLARAVRRSWSKRGSVRGASTITQQLAKNLYLSPSRNPLRKVKEAVTAWRLEFWLSKDRIMELYLNTAEMGDEVWGVEAASQRYFRRSARGLSPEQAATLAAVLPFPRSSNPNYRSGRMNWRRNLILRRLRGEKVEVPVEETDQPADIPSPIPDPARPDSQVIPPAPPDSIPK is encoded by the coding sequence GTGCCGAGCGGCCCTAGGCCGCTAACGCGCACCCGAAAGATCATCCTCGGCGTCTTTGCGGCGTCGGGGCTTTTTCTGTTGTGGCTGTTCGCGGTGTGGCCACCCCCGGTCTGGTACGCAGCGCACTTCCCGCACGAGACCGCGTTCATGGCGATGCGTCGTGACGCCGACCCGGCCGCCGCCGAAAAGCGCCAGTACGACCCGGTGGAGATGAGCCAGATCGCGCCGGTGATGAAGCGAGCGGTAATGATCGGGGAGGACAACCGGTTCTACGAGCACGGCGGCTTCGACTTTGTCGAGATGCGGAAGGCGGTGGGATATCCGCGCGACTCCTTTGCCCTGGGCAATTCTCGCGATCGGGCAGACCTCGCGCGGGCAGTGAGGCGAAGCTGGAGCAAACGGGGCTCGGTCCGCGGGGCCAGCACGATCACGCAACAGCTCGCGAAGAATCTCTACCTCTCGCCCTCGCGGAATCCGCTGCGCAAGGTGAAAGAGGCGGTCACCGCCTGGCGGCTCGAGTTCTGGCTCTCCAAGGACCGGATCATGGAGCTATACCTCAACACCGCTGAGATGGGCGATGAGGTCTGGGGGGTCGAGGCGGCCTCCCAGCGCTACTTCAGGCGGTCGGCCCGCGGGCTTTCGCCGGAACAGGCCGCCACGCTGGCCGCCGTGCTTCCATTTCCGCGTAGTAGCAATCCAAACTATCGCTCTGGTCGGATGAACTGGAGGAGGAACCTGATCCTTCGTCGCCTGCGGGGCGAAAAGGTGGAGGTGCCGGTGGAGGAGACCGACCAGCCGGCAGATATTCCGTCGCCGATTCCGGATCCTGCGCGGCCGGACAGCCAGGTGATCCCACCCGCACCGCCGGATTCGATTCCCAAGTAG
- the dnaA gene encoding chromosomal replication initiator protein DnaA encodes MPLTAKDLWKRVLEGAKRDIPEAMIQTWLASNEAISFEGGSLVVSTPDDFAKRWNEEKYAVALTSVATEAAGEPVAVSFRVAAERQKRPQMDLFVPQAVAEPGAMLATPANPSAQPLNDRYTFNSFVIGKSNELAAAAAHAVAEAPGKQYNPFFIYGPTGLGKTHLMQAVAHEVLAKNPGARVLYVGAEQFINEVIEGIHGRTMPDLRRRYRADVDLFIVDDVHFLEGKEATQEEFFHTFNALYEAGKQIVLTSDRLPKEIPGLEARLVSRFEWGMVADVKQPDLEHRIAILRKKQEQDHLETTIPDDVLRFIAENVRSNVRELEGCIIKLLLYASLRHREISIDLAREALADKMRPSDEADARSRTLPTIEKVQEVVARRWGVTPEGLKSKARIKTLTVPRQIAMFLARELLQMQLVEIGQAFGGRDHSTVIHSVDKVQSQLGRDRQFRERVESARAELLTV; translated from the coding sequence ATGCCGCTGACCGCCAAAGATCTCTGGAAGCGTGTGCTCGAGGGAGCCAAGCGCGATATCCCCGAGGCCATGATCCAGACCTGGTTGGCGTCCAATGAAGCCATTTCCTTCGAGGGCGGTAGCCTCGTCGTCAGCACCCCTGACGACTTCGCGAAGCGCTGGAACGAAGAGAAATACGCCGTGGCCCTGACCTCCGTCGCGACCGAAGCCGCCGGCGAGCCCGTCGCCGTGTCGTTCCGCGTGGCCGCCGAGCGCCAGAAGCGGCCGCAGATGGATCTCTTCGTGCCGCAGGCCGTGGCCGAACCGGGTGCGATGCTCGCGACGCCGGCGAACCCCAGCGCCCAGCCGCTCAACGATCGCTATACGTTCAACTCGTTCGTCATCGGCAAGTCCAACGAACTCGCCGCCGCCGCCGCGCACGCCGTCGCCGAAGCGCCTGGCAAGCAGTACAACCCGTTCTTCATCTACGGCCCCACCGGCCTCGGCAAGACCCACCTGATGCAGGCGGTCGCGCACGAAGTTCTGGCGAAGAACCCCGGTGCGCGCGTGCTCTACGTTGGCGCCGAACAGTTCATCAACGAAGTGATCGAAGGGATTCACGGCCGCACGATGCCCGACCTGCGGCGTCGCTATCGCGCCGATGTTGATCTGTTCATCGTCGACGACGTGCACTTCCTCGAAGGGAAGGAAGCGACCCAGGAAGAGTTCTTCCATACCTTCAACGCGCTCTACGAGGCAGGCAAGCAGATCGTCCTGACCTCCGATCGCCTGCCGAAGGAAATTCCCGGCCTCGAGGCGCGACTCGTGTCCCGCTTCGAGTGGGGCATGGTGGCCGACGTCAAGCAGCCCGACCTCGAGCACCGGATCGCCATCCTGCGCAAGAAGCAGGAGCAGGATCACCTCGAGACGACCATTCCCGACGATGTCCTCCGCTTCATCGCGGAAAACGTTCGGTCGAATGTGCGCGAACTCGAAGGGTGCATCATCAAGCTGCTGCTCTATGCGTCGCTCCGGCATCGCGAGATCTCGATCGATCTCGCGCGCGAGGCCCTGGCCGACAAGATGCGGCCCAGCGACGAGGCCGATGCCCGGTCACGGACCCTGCCGACCATCGAGAAGGTCCAGGAGGTCGTGGCGCGGCGCTGGGGCGTGACCCCCGAGGGGCTCAAGTCCAAGGCGCGCATCAAGACGCTCACCGTGCCGCGGCAGATCGCGATGTTCCTGGCGCGCGAGCTCCTGCAGATGCAACTGGTCGAGATCGGTCAGGCCTTTGGTGGCCGCGATCACTCGACCGTCATCCACTCGGTGGACAAGGTCCAGTCGCAACTCGGCCGCGATCGCCAGTTCCGGGAGCGCGTAGAATCGGCCCGCGCGGAGTTGTTGACAGTCTAG
- the dnaN gene encoding DNA polymerase III subunit beta yields the protein MKLTITREQLQEGLVAVAAAVPSKTTLPVLANILLEASKDGLRLSGTDLDIAVSTLVPASVDQEGAITLPARKLVELVRELPSAGIRLTTQGEQRVTIECGRSKFKLLGLPREEFPAFPQVAFDGSSKTTARDLQKLVAHVAFAASTEESRPILNGVLWQLMPDRMRMVATNGHRLAKMEVPLQGIAGQEAELIVPPKALEQFRKLFGPDDEIEIGRSDNHLGFRSATTQVFTRLIEGPYPNYEQVIPRENDKVATAEKSSLMSALRRMAIVASDQTHRIRMSFGDGSCRLSVTTPDLGEAQEEITVSYDGEPLDIGFNANYLLEVLKYMPTDEVRLTFKAPERAATVEPVGWDDPAAYLTLVMPLRLLD from the coding sequence ATGAAGTTGACCATCACGCGTGAGCAGCTCCAGGAGGGACTCGTCGCAGTCGCGGCGGCTGTGCCATCCAAGACCACGCTGCCCGTGCTAGCCAACATCCTCCTCGAAGCGTCGAAGGATGGGCTGCGACTTTCCGGCACCGACCTCGACATCGCCGTCAGCACGCTGGTGCCCGCATCGGTCGATCAGGAAGGCGCCATCACGCTCCCGGCCCGCAAGCTGGTCGAGCTGGTGCGCGAACTGCCGAGTGCCGGCATCCGGCTCACCACGCAGGGCGAACAGCGTGTCACCATCGAGTGCGGCCGCTCGAAATTCAAGCTGCTCGGATTGCCGCGCGAAGAGTTCCCGGCCTTCCCGCAGGTGGCCTTCGATGGCTCGTCCAAGACCACTGCCCGCGATCTGCAGAAGCTGGTGGCGCACGTGGCCTTCGCCGCGAGCACCGAGGAGAGCCGCCCGATCCTCAACGGCGTGCTCTGGCAGCTGATGCCCGACCGGATGCGGATGGTCGCGACCAACGGACACCGCCTCGCCAAGATGGAAGTGCCGCTGCAGGGCATCGCCGGGCAGGAAGCCGAGCTCATCGTGCCGCCCAAGGCGCTGGAGCAGTTCCGCAAGCTCTTCGGACCCGACGATGAAATCGAGATCGGCCGCTCCGACAATCACCTCGGCTTCCGGTCCGCCACGACCCAGGTCTTCACGCGTCTCATCGAAGGGCCGTATCCGAACTACGAGCAGGTGATTCCCCGCGAGAACGACAAGGTCGCAACGGCCGAGAAATCCTCGCTGATGTCGGCGCTGCGCCGCATGGCGATCGTCGCAAGCGACCAGACCCACCGGATCCGGATGTCCTTCGGCGATGGTTCCTGCCGGTTGTCCGTGACCACGCCCGACCTCGGCGAAGCCCAGGAAGAGATCACCGTGTCGTACGATGGCGAGCCACTCGATATCGGCTTCAACGCGAACTATCTGCTCGAAGTGCTGAAGTACATGCCGACCGACGAGGTCCGTCTCACCTTCAAGGCGCCCGAGCGCGCCGCGACGGTGGAACCCGTGGGCTGGGACGATCCGGCCGCGTACCTGACGCTCGTCATGCCATTGAGGTTGCTGGACTAG
- a CDS encoding SgcJ/EcaC family oxidoreductase: MIDDEELIQQIIAAQAVAWNRGDARGWVADSAPDLGFTNILGQRWETREGCEARHAAMFQGPFAQTHLAIVVERLRFTAPDSAAAELLTTLTNFAALPPGILPTRHGTLETRMVEIFTKRDGRWWITTCHNTAVLPSRR, from the coding sequence ATGATCGATGACGAGGAGTTGATCCAGCAGATTATCGCGGCGCAAGCCGTGGCCTGGAACCGTGGAGATGCTCGCGGCTGGGTCGCGGACAGCGCACCCGATCTGGGGTTCACCAACATCCTGGGGCAGCGATGGGAGACGCGCGAAGGATGCGAAGCGCGTCACGCCGCAATGTTTCAGGGACCATTCGCCCAGACACACCTTGCCATCGTGGTCGAACGGCTACGCTTCACCGCACCGGATAGCGCTGCCGCCGAGTTGTTGACCACACTCACCAACTTCGCGGCGCTACCCCCAGGCATTCTGCCAACACGGCATGGAACACTCGAGACACGGATGGTAGAGATCTTTACGAAGCGTGACGGCCGCTGGTGGATCACGACCTGTCACAACACTGCGGTCCTGCCATCGAGGCGATGA
- a CDS encoding helix-turn-helix transcriptional regulator: MLAPIPATPTIAAVLDPHERSRVDAASGGSFSVVHRETVRDAIRVVRERPVDAMLVSVRRCAGEAPALLEQFTRAFPAIPTVALVTQREPGDAEALLRLGATGVRQVVDATDPSGWRRLREVLGAPPAERALSVLVPVLAALGPLPGSSRRFWEELIRTAPETTTVRKLARKLAITPSTFVSRFVRAGLPSPKDHLVAVRLCHAARLFDEGDLTVADVAYRLEYASPQSFGRHLRVVLGITPSEFRSRYPFCVVLDRFLDRMVKPHVETWRTFKPLAPGKG; this comes from the coding sequence ATGCTTGCCCCGATCCCCGCAACTCCTACCATCGCCGCAGTGCTCGATCCGCACGAACGTTCCCGCGTCGATGCCGCCAGCGGCGGCTCCTTCTCGGTGGTGCACCGCGAGACCGTGCGCGACGCCATCCGGGTGGTACGCGAACGACCGGTCGACGCCATGCTGGTATCGGTCCGGCGGTGTGCTGGTGAAGCCCCTGCCCTGCTCGAGCAGTTCACCCGCGCCTTCCCGGCGATCCCCACCGTCGCACTGGTGACGCAGCGCGAGCCCGGCGACGCAGAAGCGCTGCTGCGGCTCGGCGCCACCGGTGTCCGTCAGGTGGTGGACGCGACCGATCCGAGCGGCTGGAGACGCCTGCGCGAGGTCCTGGGTGCACCACCGGCCGAGCGGGCCCTCTCGGTGCTGGTCCCGGTCCTCGCCGCCCTTGGTCCGTTGCCGGGCAGCTCGCGTCGTTTCTGGGAGGAGCTGATTCGTACCGCCCCCGAAACCACCACCGTGCGCAAACTCGCTCGCAAGCTCGCCATCACACCGTCGACCTTCGTCTCGCGCTTCGTGCGCGCCGGATTGCCATCGCCCAAGGACCACCTCGTGGCTGTCCGACTCTGTCACGCCGCCAGGCTCTTCGACGAAGGCGACCTCACCGTGGCCGACGTCGCCTACCGTCTCGAATATGCCTCGCCGCAATCCTTCGGCAGACACCTGCGCGTCGTGCTCGGCATTACGCCGAGCGAGTTCCGATCACGCTATCCGTTCTGTGTGGTATTGGATCGATTTCTCGATCGGATGGTGAAGCCGCACGTGGAGACGTGGCGGACGTTCAAGCCGTTGGCGCCGGGGAAGGGATGA